The following are from one region of the Capsicum annuum cultivar UCD-10X-F1 chromosome 1, UCD10Xv1.1, whole genome shotgun sequence genome:
- the LOC107852415 gene encoding uncharacterized protein LOC107852415: MDSKLMKPLSKQLMLKDYLLDDLSSCSSNGFRSFPRRQCCTTVRFLLEIDLKNKYQPALPPPPSKENAKRIHRPPLPAKVSAFQKASVAVINAVKHLPFTGVRSTKKKNVMRTIFPRSISRKLKRSFWKKGDHKEIYWWTAFNRLEKEELKSPVFSPVVTGIVAGESNCSTTTMTTESKSKCNSNSNSWSSDSDFTASSGGNSEVNSTEKVKNDVVSKKIEAENVISSKKDGVIDGDVSPDSIISSHGSTSNSPKTKKPWPNEEKEQFSPVSTLDCPFDDEDEVSSPFQHRLTRVEGTTKKLMKKVKRFECLTELEPLNLDKRIASSESESESPHNNSSETEVDENNKEKEDEKQTVESMALDMIQELKASMPSYSLKLKAEKLLFDFFNEKILNAYEVTRGDEFKNKVLGLGEDWINGKPIDVLLDWKVQENRMAYIRAIESRGEWKNTEVDQQEVILELEVDIFATLMNELLLDIIFS; this comes from the exons ATGGATTCGAAGTTGATGAAACCATTATCGAAGCAATTGATGTTGAAGGATTACCTGTTGGATGATTTGAGTTCATGTTCATCGAACGGTTTCCGATCATTTCCACGTCGGCAATGCTGCACTACTGTTCGATTTCTTCTCGAAATCGACTTGAAGAACAAGTATCAACCAGCACTACCTCCGCCACCTTCAAAGGAAAATGCTAAGCGTATACACCGGCCGCCATTACCGGCGAAGGTTTCGGCGTTTCAGAAGGCTTCTGTTGCGGTGATCAATGCTGTCAAGCACCTACCGTTTACCGGAGTAAGATCGACGAAGAAGAAGAATGTGATGAGGACAATTTTCCCGAGGAGTATTTCTCGGAAGCTGAAACGAAGCTTCTGGAAGAAAGGCGATCACAAGGAGATTTACTGGTGGACGGCGTTCAACCGGTTGGAAAAGGAGGAACTAAAATCACCGGTATTTTCTCCGGTTGTTACTGGAATAGTCGCCGGAGAATCAAACTGCTCGACGACGACGATGACGACGGAGAGTAAGAGTAAATGTAACAGTAACAGTAACAGCTGGTCGTCAGATAGTGATTTCACTGCTTCAAGTGGTGGTAATTCGGAGGTTAATTCGACGGAGAAGGTAAAAAACGACGTTGTTTCGAAGAAAATAGAGGCGGAAAATGTGATTAGCAGCAAAAAAGATGGCGTTATTGACGGTGATGTTTCTCCAGATTCAATCATTAGCAGTCACGGTAGCACTTCCAACTCTCCTAAGACAAAG AAACCCTGGCCAAATGAAGAGAAAGAACAGTTTAGTCCAGTGTCTACATTGGATTGTCCAtttgatgatgaagatgaggTCTCTTCACCCTTTCAGCATAGATTAACTCGTGTCGAAG GAACTACCAAGAAGCTCATGAAGAAGGTCAAACGATTCGAGTGTCTCACTGAACTCGAACCATTAAACTTAGATAAACGAATCGCGTCATCAGAATCAGAGAGTGAATCCCCACACAACAATTCATCCGAAACTGAAGTTGAtgaaaacaacaaagaaaaagaagacgaAAAACAGACAGTTGAAAGCATGGCACTAGATATGATTCAAGAACTGAAAGCCTCAATGCCATCTTATAGTTTAAAGCTAAAAGCGGAGAAATTACTCTTTGATTTCTTTAACGAGAAGATCCTCAATGCCTATGAGGTAACAAGAGGTGATGAATTCAAGAACAAGGTGTTGGGATTAGGAGAAGACTGGATAAATGGAAAACCAATTGATGTACTGTTAGATTGGAAGGTGCAAGAAAACAGGATGGCTTACATTCGTGCGATTGAAAGCCGAGGCGAGTGGAAGAACACAGAAGTGGATCAACAAGAAGTGATTTTGGAATTGGAAGTTGACATCTTTGCAACTTTGATGAATGAGCTCTTACTGGATATCATCTTCAGCTAG